In the genome of Pseudanabaena mucicola str. Chao 1806, the window ACAGTTGTACCTGTCTGTAAGGCAATACCCAAATCCGCAGGCAATCCGCCATCGGTAGGCGTAAAGCCATTAAAAGCACTGGCAACATAACTGGTATTGGCAGGAATAGGATCGCAAATCCTTAAACCACCAGCACTACTCTGACCACGATTTAGATAATAGATTGTGTACTCGACCTCATCTTGAGGGCGCACGTTCGTTTGAGAAATTGCGCCGCGCAAAGAATCAGTGGTTGGATTTGGCCATCTAGCGTCATTATCCTCTGTACCAGGACCATCTACAAAACCAGTAATGTCAGTATTGTTAATGCGAGTAATGCGTTTTACCAAAATCACTTCGGGCGGCAACACGGTTGATGTTACGTCTAAGGTTGCAGTAGCAGGACCATTGGATGTCGTTTTACCGCCTCCAATACTAGTTTGTAGGGTTGCCTCCACATTGGCGACAGGAATCGTGTTGACGTAAGTTCCTTGAATATTGGCAATCACATTGATAGCCGCAGTACAGGATGTATTGAAGGGCAAGTCAAAGCCTTGTAAGGTAAAGCTTGTCTCTCCGCCGACTAAGACTGGGTTAAACACACCATTAGTGCAAGTAGTCTCAGCATTTGGAGTACCTGCGACCCGAATATTTGCTGGCAAAGCATCTGTAAACCGAATATTGGTTAAAGGTCCTCCGAGTTCACCACTAATTTGACGGTTCTGCACGGTTATCGTTAGTCGGCTAATCTGTCCACCAGCGATCGAGCTTGGGGCAAATGCTTTAGTGATGTTAAGGGCTGGCAATGCATTAAGTGTGGCTGATGCGGCTTGCAAATTAGTCGTACCCTCACGAGTAACAATGCTATTAGCAGGAATTGTATTAGTCCTGTTGCCTGCGGTATTAAGAGTAGTGCGAATTGTAATCGTACAAATTCCACCAGCATTAATAGTTCCACCAGTTATCCCAAATTCATTGGGGCCTAAAGTGGCTGCCCCAGCATAACCTAACGGTCTTGCATCACCTGGTAATAAAATCGTAGGGCTACCGCAGTTTGCTGTGGTTGGATTAGGCACGGGGAACACTAATATATCTGGGTCCATCGTATCGACAAAGTTGACGTTGTTCGCAACTAAGCCGCTTGAGCCTGGGTTGGTGATGTCTACTTTCAGAACCGATGGATCGCCAACTGAATTTAATGTTTGAGGAGTAAATGATTTGATTACCGACAAGTTATTGGTAACTCGTGTCAGCGTCCCGCTTATATTGTTGGGATTAGTAAATCCTTGTGTCGTGGTAACTGTAGTAGCTCCAATGGTGTTAGTGAAAGTATTAGCCCCAGTTCCATCGATCGTGACATCAAAGGAAACTGTACAGATGCCAGGTACACCACTAACTTGGGCAGGGACTTGACCACTAGCGAAGCTGAAACTTTTACTATTATTTTGTGTAAATGCCCCACCTGTACAAGTGGTTTGAAAGTTGGGACTGGCTGTAAGATTTGTATTGGGTTGCGTCCAGCTATCGGTGAAAGATAGATTAGTCAGGGGGGTGAGATCGGTATTCCTAAACTCGATAGTGGCTCTAGAAATGCCGTTAGCAGTAATGGCTGGCGATTGAAAAGACTTAACACCGCTTAGTGGCGAAACTACAGTTAAGTCAGCGGTTGGTAAAGTTGCGGGTTCAAAAGTACCATCTCCTAAGGAAACAGCAGCATTAACAAAGTTAGATGGAGTATTGAAATAGGTTCGGGGTAATGGAGTGGTTGTCCGATCTATTTCAATTACATTAAATTTAATCGTACAACTACTACTGGGCGGTATGCTGCCGCCGCTAAGTGCAACACTGGTATCTCCAAAGGTTGCCCCTGTGATCGTGCCGTTACAGGTGTTGCTTAAGTTAGGTGGGTTGGCAACTTGCAAATTAGAAGGCAAGTTGTCGGTAATACCAACGTTGTTTAGGGGTTCCGGAATACCACCTGTGCTACGGCGGTTGTTCGTGATGGTGAGCGTGAGCGTAGATGGTAATCCCCGACTCACAAGAACTGGGCTAAAGGACTTATTGACAGTAACCCTCGAACCTACGCTTAACCTTCCTTCTGTGCCTGTTACACCATTACTATCTAAGCATTGAGCATTGGTAATTGTATTGTTGTCAATTATGTTGTCAAAATTGGCATTATCTGGTGTGCCTGATGGCGCAAACACATCAAAGGAGAAACTACAAGTTGCCCCTGGGTTGATGGATGCACCACTTAACCCTGCCGAACTCGAGCCATTGACTGCTGAAATTGTAGGAGATCCACAGTTAGTGGTAGAGGGAGGAGTGGTTGTGGATGTTGGGTTTTCTACTTGTAACTGAAATCCTCCGGGGTTAGAAGTTGGTAAGTTATCGGTAAAGTTAACACCTGTCACTAGTGCCCCTGAATCATTTTTGATATTGACGGTAACGCGAGTGGTGTTACCAGGGGCAATTAGGTTAGGGCTGTAGGTTTTAGTCACTGTTAAGCCAGCAATTACGGAGAAGTTATTAGTGGCATCGTTTGGTGGTACTCGATTTTGATCGTTTGTAAAGTCTAAGGTGCGACTAATGGTGTTAGAAAGTGCAAGCGGATTAGTTGGATCACCGAGATTACCAATCGGACAAGTATTCTGAACTCGCACATCCACAAGAATCTGGCAGGTTCCGAAGGAATTGTTAGAAGGATTAGAAGCAGGAACAATTGCAGCCTGACCCAGATTAGCGCTGTTTAGCGTAAAGCTAGTAGCTCCTGATGCGGGCTGAGATGCCCAAGGTATCAATGTATTAGTAGCATTACAGGAAGACCGAGCGTTAGGAGTTGGAGCAACTTCCAATGGAAAGGGCAAGGGATCGGTTACCGATAGACCAGTAATCTCCGCTCCCCCGTTTGTGACCGTAATCGTAATAGTGCTGACATTACCCGATCCTTCAGCAAAAACACTTGGAAGACCAGATTTGGTGATGGTTACTAAATTTTGTACAGCTAGGTTAGCAGATGGAGCATTGCTGTTACTAATGCGGTTTTGAGTGTTGAGGCTATTGCTCGGAATAGTATTGGTATAAGTACCACTTACAGCACTAGTAACAGGGAATGTGATCCTACAACTGCCGTTATTGGCAGGAATTGTGCCACCTACTAACTGCACTTGAGTATCGCCAGATCCTGTGACAATACTTGCCGTGCCCCCCGTACAGGTTGTGGTTGGCGCTGGTGCACCGAGGCGAGTATCCACAAAAAGTTGTGATGGAGTGTTTGGTAAAATATCGACTAAGGTTGGTACTGTGGTTGTACCAGTGAGAGGGAAGTTATTGGGGTTGGTTATTGTAATCGTTACGGTAGAGCGTCCATCTCCGGGGATTGTATTAGGAGCGAAGGATTTACTAAGAGTTGCTGGAGCGAAACTATTGACTTGCAACGTTGCACTGGTAGGATCTTGGTTTTCACCTGCACTGGTAAATAAAGCGCCTGCGGGAATGGTGTCGGTGTGATTGCCTGCACTGAAGCCTCGGACAGGGAACTCAATGACACATTCTCCAGGAGCGCCTGTGGGGATGGTATAGTCAAAGATGCTGAACGAGCCTGAAGTCCCAGCAGAACCACCGGGGGTGGGTTCTGTGCCTGAGTTCAGGGTGACTGTGCCAGAACCACCGCAGGTATTTAGTGATGGTGTGGTACTAGCAATTGTGATCGGACCTGGAGTATTGGTTAGAGTGTGATTTAGGGATGTGATCGTAATTGACGTACTAGTGGAGTTGCGAAAGGTGAGGCGGTAGGTGGTGTCGACACCAGGATTGATGGTATTCGGAACGAAGGTATTCAGGATCGCGATCTGGGCGGATGGAGCAGCAATGGAAGATTGGGATGGAAACCAGAGGTGTTGGGCGATCGCAAAGACAAAGCTTAGAAGGAATAGGCTAAGGAGCCTTAGTGTCCGATTTAATGCAGATACGGGGGCAAATGTTCTCCTCATGGTCTATTGATTTCCTTTTCCTTCAATTTGAATGTCTTCCTGTTGGTCTAGCAATTGAATTTCCACGCCTTGGATATTTTGGAGAAAAAATTCAACTCTGCGATCGCTTGCATAGTCGGTAACTCGATCGCCCTGTGAAGCCCGTTGAGTTTCGCCTAGCGATCGCACGGTCATGCGTTCAGAGGGAATGCCCTGTCGCATTAGGTAATTGCGGACGGCAAGCGATCGCCTAAAGCCCAGTTCGCGGTTGTATTCACTACTGGCTCTAGGATCGGTATGTCCTGCGAGATTAATGAGGATCGTGGGATATTGCTTCAGCACAGTGGCGATGCGATCCAGTATTTTAGCGCTTTGGGGGCTGATGGTATCGCGATCGAGGGCAAAGTGAACTTGCCTCGGTATAGATAGAACGATGGGCGCAGGTGGTGGTGGAGTCTGGACGATTTTGGGAGGTGTAGTACAGGTGGGGATTTTGGGTGGAGAATTGGTGGGTGGTGGGGCGGAAAGATCTGGATTAACGATACGAGCATTTAAGGCGGGTTCTGATGTGCCGTATTGAGGATCGGTCGCGATCGCGCTAATGGTATCGCCAACTTGGACATTAGTTAGGGAAGCGCCAAACTTACCATTAGCATCGGTTTTAACGGTGGTGAGATATTCACTAAGGGAGCCATAGGGCAAATTCGGATCGATCTTGCCAGTCACACGATAGAGATCAATTTCGGTATCGGCATCGGCAGTACCATCGATATTTACCTTATTGGGCGTGAACATTGGGAAAGTAGTAGTGAGAAAAGTGGGGGCATTGATCGCGCCATTGGCGGTATCTACTCGTCGGAAATAGGAATTGCGCGGAATATTAATGCCATCGCCTGTGATGAGGTCGCGATCGCCAACCTGATTTTTTGAAACCAGATCGATACTAAGCCCAGTCAGAGATGTAAAACTATTTTTGCGGATCAGATTGCGATCGCTCTTGGGGTAAGCCGCGATCGCTACACCTGAACCTCGTTGATGACTAATTTCGTTATTGGTGACTTGATGATCGTTGCCCATCAAATAAATAGCAGCATAGTTAGTACTGCGATCGTTAAAAATAATGCGATTGTCTTCAATACGAATAGCTCCATTGGGCTTAAAGAGATAAACACCACTGCCATCATTAGCGCAGAGAGTATTGCCCTTGATTTTTAAATTGGCAATTTCTCCTTCTAGATAAATCCCATGAGGCATTCCATCAAAACCATTGCTGGTAATGGCATTCTCAATAATCTGTGTTCCCGTTGCCCTTACGGAAGTAGCGATGCCACTACCCTCATGGTAGGCAATGCGATTATGGCGAATGAGTGTATCGGTGCTATTAAAAAGATAGATTCCTAGACTAGAGGTTTGCTTGGGCATGACACCATTGGGCGGAATCCCTAACCAGTTAGCTTCGATCTTGACATTCTGCGGGGGACGATTGCTGTCGTAGAAGGGGGCTAACTTAGCGGGTTGCTGCTGTTGGGTGGTGTCGGGTGGTGGGGCTTGGTGGGAGATAAAAATATCGCCTGAAGGTGTGGAGGTGGGGACAGATTCGATCGCATTAAAGCCATAGATACTTAAGCCCTTAATTGTAATGCCATCAGCAACGATAGTAAAACCTCGGAAAATTTCTACCCCATCAACAGGTGCGATCGCCACAATCGGTTGGGGAATCGCTAATTCTTGGGCAAAGGATTTTTGCGAATCGTAACCTGCTTGAGTTGTGCCATCAATGGTGAGATTGGCGCTACTGAGATCGGGTAAAGCTTTCTTTAATAGAATCGTGGTGTTATTAGGAGGCAAATTAAATAAAATCCGCGTACCTCTGAAGAGACTAGCAAAGTTGGTTCTCACTTGAGCGCGTTCGCGTTCGCTAAGCCGATCAAGGGTGAGGCTACCATTAGCGATCGCGATCGCTTCACGCAAAGTTAATTCGCCATCAGCCTTTATTTCGCCATCAGTATTACTATTGATGATGATTTCATGAATTTGTGGGTCTTTTGGGTTTTGCGCGATCGCCTGCATCGCGAACACCGTATTCAAAAGACTAGCCAAACTGGTCGCACTGGCAAGCCCAGCCAATCCCATTGAGATAAACATTACTTTTTTTTTGTTGCTGATTACTTTTCGCATAGTCTCTAATTCGTAATTTATAATTCGTAATTCCCAACCCTCTAATTTTGTGGATTTATTAGATTTAAGAGTTGGTCAGGGGCGATCTCAAAGCCGCTTTTCTGGACGTTGTTCTGAGCAGTGTTCTGAGATGTGCTAATTCCCATCGCTTGCAGGAGTGCAGTTAAGGTGTCACCTTGATTGCTCAATAAAAAGTTAAAGGCGGTGGCAAGGCGACGAGTTGAACTCTCCGCAATAGTGAGACGATCTTGCTCATTAGGCTCGCGATTAGTGATATTCGTCGCCAACAGGAAGGAATCGATAGATGAAGGTAACTGGGTAAGCAATTGAGGTAATTCACCAAGGTTAGGAAGTTGAATAGAAGTACTCAAGAGAGAATTAGTAAATTGGAAATTTGATGAATTGATTAGCGAACTTTCTAGCCAATTGAACTGGTCAAACTGGCGGCGATCGCTTCCTAGCAAGAGCGCCAAAGTAGGAACCGCAGTATTAGCACTTGCCGTTGGCGTTATCGGCTTCGCCGCAATATTAGTATTACCATCATCTACATTTAGCGAAATAAACACTTGAGAAGTTCCCATTGGCGTAACTGTATTATTAGAGCTATTCTGACTTGAATTGTTTGGGTTGACACTGATGATAATGCGATCGGAACTAATGCCTTTATCCAATAGATAACTTCTCACCGCCAGTAGTTTAAACATCTCTAGATCCTGAGATGTCGCCACATTTATATTACCTGTCTGTAGCTCCAGTGTTGATGTGGAGCTACTCTTCAGACGCTCAATGATGCGATCAAGACTGGAATAGCTCAAATCAGCGATTTTGCCATCGTTGCCCACATTGACACCCAGAGAGATATTCGTTTTGTTAGGGGGCAGAGTTGTGGGGATTGATGCAGCCTCAGCTTGGAGGGTCGCATCAATTTTCGGGAATAGACTTTGTAAGAATTCCGTCGCAGGTGTAGCAGGTGAATTAGAAGAAATCGTTTGCAATCGGGTAGCGATCGCATTAAAGACTTCGGCTTGACCACTGAGGGCAAATTTAATGGGGGCTGAATTAGCAGTACTCACTCGCTCGGTATTATTCAAGGCTAGACTACCCAAAGAGCGTAAGGTCATTTGCTGACTGGTCACGCCACGATCCATTAAATATTTTCTGGTCACCATCATTCTATTAGCAGCCAGATTATCACCCGAATTCATGTCTGCTAGGGAGCCAATATATGCTTGAATATCGAGGGAAAGATTTCCATATTCCTTGAGAACAGCAACGAGATTTTCGAGAATTGCAATATCAGCGATCGCTAGATCAGTACTGCCAGCCTGTTTAGTATCTCTAAAGGTGAGCGATCGCGCTACATTGAGACTAATAATTTGGGGCGTATTGGGAACAGCAGCAACTTTAGGTGTTGGGGCAGGGGGTTGTGCAACGGGAGCTTGCGGCTCCACTGGCTCGACTTGTTGACGCGGAGGGGTTTTTTGTAACCCAAAGCCATCAAATAATTCATTGAGCTTAACGGTGATCCCTGCATATAAACCACCAGCACTGCGTGTACCACTATAATCGCGATCGGCATTAATGGAACCACTGCTATAACCTGCGGCTAGTCTAAGGTTGGGAGTAAGATAGTAACCTAGTTCACCCACTAGACCAACTTCGCTATAGCTAGCCGTAGGTTGATTGAGAATGCGAGTTTCGCCCACTAGCTCAAAGTTATAGCCTAGTCGATAGGTAAGTCGAAACTGCGACAGGGTGGTCAGTGATGTGGCTATAAAATCTCTGGCGATCGTGGTGGTGCTATTGCGTAGGGCAAATTTGCCATAGAATTCCCATTGCCAGTTGGGGGCATAGATTCCTTCTAAAGCCAGAGTATTATCGCTGAAGCCGCTACCACTGCCCAGCAAAATGGAGTCGGGAATAGTATTTGGGTTTTGACGATATTCGTAACGCAACAGAGCGTTAAATTTATCATCCTGCGGATCGCGGTAAGCTAAGCCCACCTTGAGACTGGCGATCGTCCCCAATCCAGCGATCAGTTGGTTTGCCGCAGTCGATTGCTGATAGTTAAACAACAAAGTAAAAGCGGGAGAAAGTTTCCCTAAGGCCGCCGCCGTAAACACCGTATTACTGCTATTGCGATCGCTACGGTTCTCAAATTTTGCACTGGCTTTAAAATCGGGATTATCAGTATATTCTATCCCAATGTTGTAACTATCACCACTTTGGAATGTCAAGGAACTGGAGGATTGACCAACGGCAAAGGGTTGGAGAAAGGGAGTACCCGTTGTGGTTGTGGGAGTAAAATCTCCAAATATCCGTTCATATCCAAAATTCAAACGTAGTCCTGATAGAATTTGCCAGCGATGGTTGAGTCCCACCGATCCTTGAGTAGAAGTATTATTAATTCCACTCAGTAAAGAGTAACGACCTATCAAGCTCGTATCACTGCCTAGTTTATATTCACCGAGTAGATCAGCACTGGTGATTGAAGTACCTGCTAAAGAACCTGACTGGAACCATTGCTGACCGATGCGAGCCGTTAAGCCTTGCACGATTGTCCAATCTAACGCTAAAACACTGCGATCGGGAATGACGACATCAGCAGTTGCGGAAAGGCTAACTTCATTTTGGGCAGTGAGTTTCAGGTTTTCAGCAATTGGTAAACTTAACCGCGATCGCAATTGCGTAGAGTTACTCGTTAAAACATTGGGCGGCTGACGATCTTGGCGATCGCGGTACAATAGATCGAGGTTGAGAATTGCTGCACCAATATTTTGTTGCAAGCCCAAGCTAATTGTGCGTAAAGAATTGTCTACGGCTGATCCTGGTATCGCCTCTTGTCTCGGAGTGAGAAGATCCGTGAGGGAAGTTAAAGGTCGTGGGGCAATGCCTTTGTTATCTTCTTGATCATACTGAAATTGAAAACTAGTGGTGGGACTAAATTTAGCGGTTAACTGTCCTCCATACTTAGTTTGTCCGGGGACAAAGCTAATAGTGGCATTATTCGTAAATCCTGTTTCTGCTTTGGAATAATATAGTCTACCGAGAATCCCTGAAAAAAGCTCACTATTGAGATCAAAGCGAATTGCGGAACCACTCACAAAACCTAAAATTTCTGAATCATTTTGTGATTGAGCATACTCCGCTATTAATTGCGTTTTTTCAGTTAAAGAGATTAAAGCATTTGCTCCATATAGAGAAAAGTTACGAATTCCTAAACTTTCTTTAAAATAATTTGCTCCAATCCAACTAGGCTGATTTTGGCTACGGTTAAAGTAATAACGTAGTTGTCCAGCATAAAGGTTACTATTATTCCCATCCTTCTCACTTTCATAGGTAACTACAATCTGACGACGCAAGAGTTGACCTGCATCACCCAATTCCGTCTGTAACAACGCCTTTCGGAATAGAATTGACCCATTGTCGTAATTTATATCGTAGTCAGTGCCTCTTGTGAGTTGCTTACGCAAAACTACAGTCCCTGAACTAAAGAAATCAATTAGTTCAATAAAAACATTTTCACTTCCATTAACCACAAAGCGGTTGGAGAGGAAATAAGTACCACTTGTACCATTAGGAGCGATCGTATCGCGCTGAAAGCTCTTGCCAACATTGCTATAAAATCCTGTGATTTGTAAATCGCCAAGATTGAAGTTGCCTTTAAAGCCTTGGAGTTGACGATTGAGTGCGCTAAACTGCTGCGATCGCGAAGTAAACTCCTGAGTATTAAAATTTCCCCACATGAAATAGTCAGTACCTGCACCCTGCACAGGTGAGTTACGCTCTAGGCGTAAATATAAACTGTCATAGGAGGGAGTAGTCAGAGTAGAAGTGGAGCTATCACCAGTAGTAGGATATAGAGGATCGCAATACTTGATTGTGGAGGACAAGCTGCTATTTCCAGCGCAGTCCTGAATAAGTGGGCGGCTACTGTTTAATGCGCCTGTAATCAACCATTCGCCGACTCGACCTGTACCAAATACGGCACTATTAAAATCTAATTGGGCCCGATTGTCGCGATCAATTGGTAAAAATTCCCGCAAACTGCGATAAAAATCTGTACCTCTTGCCCCAAAGCGCAAATCGATCACGCCAGTTACTAAGGAAGGACGCAAATCCGTTTCAAACTGAAGCTGTGTGAAGGCTTCCATTTGACCATCACGCGATCGCACAGTAACTTGTCCAGTTTTTAAACTAGCGCGTAGCTGCGCGGTAAACTTTCCTTGTCTAGCTTGTACTTGAAATCCCGGTTGCTCAGGTGAAGCATCAGTACCAATAAATTCTCCATCACTAGCTTCCAATGTGACCAGAGCATCCCAATTAGAGCGATTGCCATTTTCATCTATTAGCTGTCCATCAACAGTGGCATAGGAGCGTCCATCGGCAGGAATACGGGTTTCCAGCGTTTTAATCGAGAGCTTTACTGGCACACCTCTGACCTTTAGATTTACGGAACTAGTCAGCGATGGGTCACCACCGATCGCCCTTGCCGCGATCGTATTATCACCAGCCTGTAAAGGTACGCCGTACCATGTTTGAGTAACTGTTTGATTAGCCTCATCTAATTCCGATCGCCCAACCAAATTAGAATTTATTACTTTACCATTTACCAAAAGCTCGATTTTGGTTTTTAGCGGCAATTGAATGACTACTGTTGCGGCAGGGGAATCTATCACCGTACCAGTAGTGGGAGAGAGAATGGTAATCTTTGGGGATATTGCTGTGTTCGGGGCAGTTTGAGGTTGCTTAACTTGAGTTGGGCTGGCTTGCGGCGTTGAGCTTGTAATATTAATATCTTGATTAATATCTTGATTAATATTTTGATTAATATTTTGATCAAGTTTGGCATTAACAGGAGAGTTACCGAGTAGAAGTAAAATCTGAGGAATTACAAAAAACCCTGATTTTGTCAATAGAATAGATATCCTGTTCATTATTTTGCACCTCCTTGCTGGCTACTATTAACGCCTCGCGCCGCAGGAGTCACAGCAAAGTTCACCCGTCCTAGGGAACCAGGAGCTAGTCTCACTAGGCGAGATTGGCTATTACGTTCAATAAAATACAAATTTGGTGCAAGGGTATATCCAGGAGTAGAAGTTAAGTCGATCGCCAAAGTACGACTACCCGCAAGTACATTACTGAGAGAATAAAATCCATTCGCATCCGTAACAATGCGAGTGCCATCATCCATGTAGATCACTGCATTTGGCATACCAGGTTCGCCAGGTTGTTGTTCACCATCAAAATTTTTATCAACAAAAACTCGTCCGATTAAAGTTCCACAATCCGATAGAATCCCCGGTTGAACCCTAATCCGATAGGATGCAGGTCCATCTCTCACATCCCGTGGTGGCGTGGAGAAAAGGACACCCGATACAGTGGCGCGGTTAATGCCATTTCCGCGTAATGCATCATTAGTCACTTGGGCAGCATACACTAGATTGAGAACAGCACTATTGACGATTGCTGGAGGAATTTCAGTGCTTTGGATTGCAAAAGTTAGGGTTCTACCATTCTGGCTCACCGCAATAGGCACAGAGGCTCCTCCTAATTCAGCCCGCACTGAATTATTAACATACTGGAATCCCACTGGCAAATCATCAAGAATTACTGGTAGTCTAATTGCATTATTCGCAAGATTTTTTACAGCCAGACGATAAACCACAACATCCCCAGGTTGGGCTGCCGCGCGATCGCCTGTTTTCAATATCTGGATCGACTGGGCATCAAATATACAGAGATTTAGATTGACTATAGCTAGTGATAGCCCCTCTGCCGCCGCGTCCTCAATATTGAAGGTTCCATTGATCGAATTTTGTCCATTAGTTGAAGAGATTGGATTACCATCTAGAGATGTTGCCGTATAGCTGAGGATATTTCCATTCCGAGCAGTGATTACAATTCTGATCCTACGTCCACCTAGGGAAGAGTTAGCTGGAGGTTTCACAGCTAAAATGTACTGACTACCCACAGAAACTTGACCTCGATTAGGATCTAGCAGAAAGCTATATTTCCCTTGATCGCTGTTAGTTAAGAAGAAAGGATTAGCATTAAAAAAGTTGGGTTCTATGCCAACTCTCTTATTAGCCCCAGCTTGATTGGGTGGGACTGTAGCGGTTAGGGAAATAGGTGCGCCAATATCTCCCACTGCATTGAGAGGCTCATACAAACCGACACTAAAACCTGTGTAATTTGGAAGTAACCCGCCATCTTGACAATTTGTTAAACGACCAAATGGATCAATCAGTGGTTGAGATGGAACTAATTGATTCTGAAGTGTTTGAGATACCCCAAAAAACACATTTCCAGTTGCTGGCTCAGTATAGGTATAGTTTGCCGTGTTCTGAATTGGTGGATTTAGAATTACTGGCTGTGCTAAGGCAGATTCTAATAATTGAGATGCTCCCAACAGCAGAGTTGCAGTCAGTTTTAAACTTCTGTGCAAGAAATATTTGTTAAGTAGTGGTCTTGTTGCCCAGTTTCGCTTTGTCATCTGAAGTCAATATTTTTCTATGTTTTAGCGAATGCGAACTTGATAGCTCGCATTTACCACTGTTTGAGCAGGGAAGGTATCACCAAAGTTCCAACGTACATTTGTGTACATACTTGCAGGAGCAGGTTGATTAACAATCTCACCATTTTCAAGTTTGACCCGAATGGAAGGACTTTCGCTATAAGTTCTACCACCATCAATGCTGTACTCTAATTTCACACCCTCAACATTTGGTAAGGTTGCTGAATTTAATACATAAACAGAACCTTGCGGAATTGGTTGAGTGACAACTAATTTTTTGATATTGCGATCGCTAGTATTACTAGCAGTCACCACATAGCGAATAGTTTCACCAGGACGGAGTGAAGCATCTTTTGGGATTGCTTTCCAATCTCCTCGACCTGAGGCAACAGCAATAATCGATTGCCTTTGAGCAGCAAGCTGAAGTTGAATGGCTGATTGCGGCTTTGCGCTTTGCGCGATCGCAGGTTCGTTTTGCTGCAAACTTGCTAACATTGGCATATTAGCTAAGGAAACAGTAGAAATGAGGGCGATCGCGCCCAAGC includes:
- a CDS encoding TonB-dependent receptor — encoded protein: MNRISILLTKSGFFVIPQILLLLGNSPVNAKLDQNINQNINQDINQDINITSSTPQASPTQVKQPQTAPNTAISPKITILSPTTGTVIDSPAATVVIQLPLKTKIELLVNGKVINSNLVGRSELDEANQTVTQTWYGVPLQAGDNTIAARAIGGDPSLTSSVNLKVRGVPVKLSIKTLETRIPADGRSYATVDGQLIDENGNRSNWDALVTLEASDGEFIGTDASPEQPGFQVQARQGKFTAQLRASLKTGQVTVRSRDGQMEAFTQLQFETDLRPSLVTGVIDLRFGARGTDFYRSLREFLPIDRDNRAQLDFNSAVFGTGRVGEWLITGALNSSRPLIQDCAGNSSLSSTIKYCDPLYPTTGDSSTSTLTTPSYDSLYLRLERNSPVQGAGTDYFMWGNFNTQEFTSRSQQFSALNRQLQGFKGNFNLGDLQITGFYSNVGKSFQRDTIAPNGTSGTYFLSNRFVVNGSENVFIELIDFFSSGTVVLRKQLTRGTDYDINYDNGSILFRKALLQTELGDAGQLLRRQIVVTYESEKDGNNSNLYAGQLRYYFNRSQNQPSWIGANYFKESLGIRNFSLYGANALISLTEKTQLIAEYAQSQNDSEILGFVSGSAIRFDLNSELFSGILGRLYYSKAETGFTNNATISFVPGQTKYGGQLTAKFSPTTSFQFQYDQEDNKGIAPRPLTSLTDLLTPRQEAIPGSAVDNSLRTISLGLQQNIGAAILNLDLLYRDRQDRQPPNVLTSNSTQLRSRLSLPIAENLKLTAQNEVSLSATADVVIPDRSVLALDWTIVQGLTARIGQQWFQSGSLAGTSITSADLLGEYKLGSDTSLIGRYSLLSGINNTSTQGSVGLNHRWQILSGLRLNFGYERIFGDFTPTTTTGTPFLQPFAVGQSSSSLTFQSGDSYNIGIEYTDNPDFKASAKFENRSDRNSSNTVFTAAALGKLSPAFTLLFNYQQSTAANQLIAGLGTIASLKVGLAYRDPQDDKFNALLRYEYRQNPNTIPDSILLGSGSGFSDNTLALEGIYAPNWQWEFYGKFALRNSTTTIARDFIATSLTTLSQFRLTYRLGYNFELVGETRILNQPTASYSEVGLVGELGYYLTPNLRLAAGYSSGSINADRDYSGTRSAGGLYAGITVKLNELFDGFGLQKTPPRQQVEPVEPQAPVAQPPAPTPKVAAVPNTPQIISLNVARSLTFRDTKQAGSTDLAIADIAILENLVAVLKEYGNLSLDIQAYIGSLADMNSGDNLAANRMMVTRKYLMDRGVTSQQMTLRSLGSLALNNTERVSTANSAPIKFALSGQAEVFNAIATRLQTISSNSPATPATEFLQSLFPKIDATLQAEAASIPTTLPPNKTNISLGVNVGNDGKIADLSYSSLDRIIERLKSSSTSTLELQTGNINVATSQDLEMFKLLAVRSYLLDKGISSDRIIISVNPNNSSQNSSNNTVTPMGTSQVFISLNVDDGNTNIAAKPITPTASANTAVPTLALLLGSDRRQFDQFNWLESSLINSSNFQFTNSLLSTSIQLPNLGELPQLLTQLPSSIDSFLLATNITNREPNEQDRLTIAESSTRRLATAFNFLLSNQGDTLTALLQAMGISTSQNTAQNNVQKSGFEIAPDQLLNLINPQN